GGACAGCAGCGCTCTCTTTGAAGCTGGCACAGATCCAGTTGATGAGAGAAGTGATGAAAGAGTCACCGATCCTGCTGCTTGATGATGTTTTATCTGAACTTGACAGTAATCGTAAGACGTATTTACTAGAGAGTATCAAGGATACGCAGACGATCATTACCTGTACAGGTCTGGATGAATTTATTAGTAAACATCTGCCGATCCAACGGATGTTTCAGATAAAAGCAGGAAAAATTGTAAAGGAAAATTAGGAGGAAACTATGGGTACACAAAAAAATGGAGAATATGGAGCTGATCAGATCCAGATTCTGGAAGGGTTGGAAGCTGTACGTAAAAGACCCGGAATGTACATTGGTAGTACATCAGAAAAAGGACTTCATCATCTGGTATACGAAATTGTAGATAATGCCGTAGATGAATCTCTGGCTGGATTCTGTGATACGATCATCGTAACATTGAACAAAGACGGCTCTGTAACGGTTGAGGATAATGGGCGTGGAATTCCGGTTGGGATCAATAAGAAAAAAGGTGTATCCAGCGTTGAAGTTGTATTTACGATCCTTCATGCAGGAGGTAAATTTGGCGGTGGAGGATATAAAGTATCCGGAGGTCTTCATGGTGTAGGATCTTCTGTGGTTAATGCTTTATCTGACTGGTTGGAAGTTACAGTCTGCAAGGAAGGACATATTCACAAACAGCGTTATGAGAGAGGAAAAGTATGTTATCCGCTGAAAGTTCTTGGAGATACAGATAAAACTGGAACAACGGTTACATTTTATCCAGATGCAACGATTTTTGAGACGATTGATTTTGATTATAATACGCTGAAGAGAAGGTTAAGGGAGACAGCTTTCCTAACAAAGAATTTAAAAATCGTCTTAACAGATGATCGTGGGGAAGAACAGGTTTCTGAAACGTTCCACTATGAAGGTGGTATTAAAGAATTTGTGACTTACCTGAACAAGGGGAAAGAAGCACTTTATCCAGATGTGATCTATTGTGAGGGTGAAAAAGATGGTGTGTATGTTGAAGTTGCATTCCAGCATAACGATTCTTACAATGAGACATCCTTAAGTTTTGTAAATAATATCATTACACCGGAAGGTGGTACACATTTATCTGGATTTAAGATGGCATTGACATCAACGTTTAATGATTATGCGAGAAAGAATAACCTTCTGAAAGAAAAAGAAGATAATTTAAGTGGTGAAGATATTCGTGAAGGATTGACTTCTGTTATCAGTATTAAGATCGGGGAACCTCAGTTTGAAGGTCAGACAAAACAGAAATTAGGAAATAGTGAAGCGAGGGGTGCAGTTAACAGTATTTTATCTGAGCAGTTGAAATATTTCTTAGAACAAAATCCTCAGGTTGCGAAGATAATCTGTGAGAAGGCTGTACTTGCACAGAGAGCAAGAGATGCTGCGAGAAAAGCGCGAGATCTTACAAGAAGAAAGACAGCACTTGATGGTATGAGTCTTCCTGGAAAACTTGCCGATTGTTCAGATAAGAATCCGGAAAACTGTGAGATCTATATCGTCGAGGGAGATTCTGCGGGTGGTTCTGCAAAGACGGCTCGTTCCCGTGCAACTCAGGCAATCCTGCCTCTTCGTGGTAAAATCTTAAATGTTGAGAAGGCAAGGCTTGATAAAGTACTTGTCAATAAAGAGATTCAGGCAATGATCACAGCATTTGGTACAGGAATTCATGAAGATTTTGATATCGAGAAATTAAGATACCATAAGATCATCATCATGACAGATGCCGATGTTGATGGTGCACATATCGCAACACTGCTTCTGACGTTCATATACCGCTTTATGCCGGAATTGATCAAGAAAGGGTATGTATATCTTGCCCAGCCTCCTCTTTACCGTGTAGAGAAGAATAAGAAGTTCTGGTATGCTTACAGTGATGAGGAATTAAACAACATTCTTCAGGAAATCGGACGAGATAACAATAACAAGATCCAGCGTTACAAAGGTCTTGGAGAGATGGATGCAGAACAGTTATGGGATACAACCATGGACCCTGAGAAGAGAATTTTATTAAGAGTAAACCTCGATGAAGATTCAGCTTCAGAGATCGATCTGACATTTACAACACTGATGGGTGATCAGGTAGAACCAAGACGAGAATTTATTGAAGCAAACGCAAAATATGTACAGAATCTTGATATTTAGGAAGGGAGAAACAAATGGACGAGAATACAATTTTTGATAAAGTTCATGACATTGACCTCAAAAAAACAATGGAGAATTCATATATTGATTATGCCATGAGCGTTATCGCTTCCAGAGCTCTTCCAGATGTGCGTGACGGTTTGAAGCCGGTACAGAGAAGAATTCTTTATGCGATGATAGAATTAAATAACGGACCTGATAAACCACATCGTAAATGCGCTCGTATCGTCGGTGATACAATGGGTAAATATCATCCACATGGTGACAGCTCTATCTATGGTGCGTTAGTTAATATGGCACAAGAATGGTCCACGAGATATCCATTGGTAGATGGACATGGAAACTTTGGTTCTGTTGATGGTGATGGTGCAGCTGCCATGCGTTATACAGAAGCAAGATTAAGCAAGATTTCTATGGAGCTTCTGGCTGATATTAACAAGAATACAGTTGATTTCAGACCAAACTTTGATGAGACAGAGAAAGAACCCGCTGTCTTACCTTCTCGTTTTCCAAACTTATTAGTGAATGGTACACAGGGAATCGCGGTTGGTATGGCTACGAACATTCCGCCTCATAACCTTAGAGAGGTTATTAATGCAGTTATTAAGATCATTGATAATCAGGTTGAGGAAGATCGTGAGACAACGATTGAAGAATTATTAGAGATCATTAAAGGACCGGATTTTCCTACAGGAGCGACGATCCTTGGACGTTCTGGAATTGATCAGGCTTACCGTACAGGCCGTGGAAAGATTAAAGTACGTGCTGTTACAGATATTGAGGCAATGGCAAATGGAAAGCAGCGTATTATCGTAACAGAGCTTCCGTACATGGTAAACAAAGCAAGACTGATCGAGAAGATCGCAGCTTTGGTAAGAGAAAAGAAAGTGGAAGGAATTACAGAGCTTCGTGATGAATCTGACAGAAGTGGTATGCGTATCTGCATCGAACTTCGTCGTGATGCGAATGCGAACGTAATCCTGAACCAGTTATATAAACATACACAGCTTCAGGATACATTTGGTGTGATCATGCTGGCACTTGTTGATGGACAGCCAAAGACAATGAATCTACATGAGATGCTAGATTACTATCTGACACACCAGAAAGATGTTGTGACAAGAAGAACACGCTATGAATTAAATAAAGCGGAAGAACGCGCGCATATCTTAGAAGGATTACTGATCGCACAGGATAACATCGATGAAGTGATCAAGATCATTCGTGGAGCCGAGAACATTCAGGCAGCCAAGCTTGAATTGATGGAACGCTTTGGACTTTCAGATGCACAGGCACAGGCAATCGTTGATATGCGTCTGAGAGCACTGAATGGTTTGGAACGTGCCAAACTTGAAAAAGAATACAAAGAATTGATGGAGCGTATCGGTGAATTGAAGGCAATTCTTGCAGATGAAAAGAAATTACTTGGAGTTATCAAAGATGAAATTGCACTGATCCGTGACAAATATGGCGATGAAAGAAGAACACAGATTGGATTTGATGTTGATGATATTTCCATGGAAGATCTGATCCCTAGAGAAAATACTGTGATCACAATGACAAAACTTGGATATATCAAGAGAATGACTGTTGATAATTTCAAAAGTCAGAATCGTGGTGGTAAAGGTATCAAGGGAATGCAGACAATCGATGAGGATTACATCGAAGAACTGTTTATGACAACGACACATCACTATATCATGTTCTTTACAAATACAGGACGTGTATATCGTCTGAAAGCATATGAGATTCCTGAGAGTGGAAGAACAGCACGAGGAAGTGCAATCGTTAATCTGCTTCAGTTACAGCCAGGAGAGAAGATTACAGCAGTGATTCCACTTGTAGATTACGAAGAAGGAAAATATCTGTTAATGGCAACGAAATATGGTGTTGTTAAGAAATCATCTATCATGGAATATGCAAATATCCGTAAGACAGGATTAGCAGCAATCACATTAAAAGATGATGACCAGCTGATCGAAGTTAAATATACGGAAGATGATGAGGATGTATTCCTTGTAACGAAGAATGGACAGTGTATCCGTTTCCATGAGAGTGACGTCAGATGTATTGGACGAACTTCTATGGGGGTTCGTGGAATCAATCTGACAGGTGATGACGAAGTTATTGGAATGCAGCTTGACAGTCAGGGAGAAGCGTTACTGATCGTATCTGCAAATGGTATGGGTAAACGTACACTGACTTCTGAGTTTACAACACAGCATCGTGGTGGTAAAGGAATTAAGTGCTACAAGATCACAGAAAAGACAGGTGATGTTGTAGGTGTGAAGGCTGTGAATGACGATAATGAGATTATGATGATCACAACAGAGGGAATTATCATACGTACAGCGGTAGATTCTATTTCTATTCTTGGAAGAAATACTTCTGGAGTAAAAGTTATGAATGTTGGTGAAAATGTTGAAGTAGCCAGCATCGCAAAAGTCCGTGAAGAGAAGCTTGAAGACGAAATGGAAAAAAATACAACAGAAGAATAAAAATAAAAATCAGGGCGTAGATGAATTGTCTATGTCCTGATTTCGTTATATAATAAAACAATGATACCAAGGTCAAAATCTGATGCAGCTTTATTTGCAGGAAAATTTATGATATTTTGGCAGTGACAATAAAATATTTTTGGAGGAAAACATGAGAACGATTCATACAGATGAGATCATCAAGAATATAAAAGAGATGTGCATCGAGGCAAATTTATCTCTGACAGAAGATATGAAATGCCGTTTTAAGAATGCAACAGAAAGTGAAAAGAGCCCATTAGGAAAACAGATTTTAAATCAATTGCAGGAAAATATGGAAATTGCAGCAGCAGATCAGATTCCAATCTGTCAGGATACAGGAATGGCAATCGTATTTTTAAATATCGGACAGGATGTTCATATTGAGGGTATGGATTTACATGATGCAGTTAACGAAGGGGTGCGTCAGGGGTATACAGAAGGATATCTTAGGAAATCTGTTGTAAAGGATCCGTTGATCCGTGAGAATACAAAAGATAATACACCTGCGATCATGCATATAGATATTGTCCCAGGGGAAAATCTTGAAATTCTAGTAGCTCCAAAAGGATTTGGAAGTGAAAATATGAGTCGTATATTTATGTTAAAACCAGCAGATGGAGAAGAGGGGATAAAGAAATCAGTAATTCAGGCAGTCAAAGATGCAGGACCTAATGCCTGCCCACCAATGGTTGTAGGTGTTGGATTGGGTGGAAGTTTTGAAAAAGCAGCATTTCTAGCTAAGAAGGCATTGACGAGAAACTTAGATACACCATCTGAGAAGCCACATATTGCGAAATTAGAGAAAGAATTGTTAGAAGAAATCAATCAGTTAGGTATTGGTCCAGGAGGGCTTGGAGGTTCAACAACTGCGTTAGGACTTAATATTGAGACATACCCTACACACATTGCGGGAATGCCATTAGCAGTAAATATCTGCTGTCACGTAAATCGTCATGCACATAGAGTGTTATAAAGAGTTAGATATTATCTATCGTTCAGACGAAATTTTTAGAATATAGTATTTTTTAAATACAAGGAGTAGAAGATTATGGAGAAACATTTAAATGTTCCAGCAAATACAGAAGAGTTGGCAGAGCTTAAATCTGGAGATTATGTATATTTGACAGGAACGATCTATACAGCTAGAGATGCGGCACATAAAAGAATGTATGAAACGCTGTTAGATGGGAAAGAATTACCAGTAGATGTAAAAGGGCAGTTTATTTATTATCTCGGGCCAACACCAGCAAGAGAAGGACAGGTCATTGGATCAGCAGGACCGACAACAAGCAGCAGAATGGATAAATATACCCCAACGATGCTTGATCAAGGATTAAAAGGTATGATCGGAAAAGGGAAACGATCTTCAGAAGTCATTGAATCAATAAAACAGAATGGTGCAGTATATTTTGCCGCAGTTGGAGGAGCAGGAGCACTTCTTTCAAAGTGTATTAAGGAGGCGGAAGTAATCGCTTATGATGATCTGGGAACAGAAGCAATTCGAAAATTAAGAGTTGAAAACTTTCCAGTTATTGTAGTAATTGACAATCAGGGGAATAATCTTTATGAGACTGCAGTAGAAAATTTCAAAAAATTAAAATAATCAATCAAAACCTATTGACAAAAGGAAATTACTTTGGTAAGATATTCAAGCGTCATGTGAATGACGGATGCAATTAAATATATTGATATTTAGGCATTTGCAGAAGTACTCAAGTGGCTGAAGAGGTGCCCCTGCTAAGGGTATAGACCGTTTACGCGGTGCGAGGGTTCAAATCCCTCCTTCTGCGCTTATTAAATCTTCCAAATAGGAGGATTTAATTTTTTGACAAAAGGTATTGACATGGATGTAAAAGTGTGATATCTTATAGAAGTTGCACTGCTTATAGCAGAGTAACAAATATCATTTAGAAAGATGATGAAAAGAGCATTTATTTATTTGAGTTGTTGGACGGAGAACGATCACAACAGTTGAATAAAATAAATCAAAAAAACTCTTGACAGAATGAAATGAAAATGATATGATATAAAAGTTGCTGCGGTTCATATGAAGAACGGGTCAACGAAATAAATCAAAAAAGTTCTTGACAAGCCAAGAACAAAGTGATATAATAATAAAGCTTCTTATACGAAGCGGATCACAAAAAGATCTTTGACAACTGAACAATAAGACAACCTTGAAAATTCTAATGAATTTTTCAGATGATTTTAGTAAAAATCAACGAACGTTCTTTATAGAGAACAGTAATCAACAAGGATAAAGAAGCTAGTGCTTCTTGAACTTGGATCAACATTGAACATGAGAGTTTGATCCTGGCTCAGGATGAACGCTGGCGGCGTGCTTAACACATGCAAGTCGAACGAAACACCTTATTTGATTTTCTTCGGAACTGAAGATTTGGTGATTGAGTGGCGGACGGGTGAGTAACGCGTGGGTAACCTACCCTGTACAGGGGGATAACAGTCAGAAATGACTGCTAATACCGCATAAGACCACAGCACCGCATGGTGCAGGGGTAAAAACTCCGGTGGTACAGGATGGACCCGCGTCTGATTAGCTGGTTGGTGAGGTAACGGCTCACCAAGGCGACGATCAGTAGCCGGCTTGAGAGAGTGAACGGCCACATTGGGACTGAGACACGGCCCAAACTCCTACGGGAGGCAGCAGTGGGGAATATTGCACAATGGGGGAAACCCTGATGCAGCGACGCCGCGTGAGTGAAGAAGTATCTCGGTATGTAAAGCTCTATCAGCAGGGAAGAAAATGACGGTACCTGACTAAGAAGCCCCGGCTAACTACGTGCCAGCAGCCGCGGTAATACGTAGGGGGCAAGCGTTATCCGGAATTACTGGGTGTAAAGGGTGCGTAGGTGGTATGGCAAGTCAGAAGTGAAAACCCAGGGCTTAACTCTGGGACTGCTTTTGAAACTGTCAGACTGGAGTGCAGGAGAGGTAAGCGGAATTCCTAGTGTAGCGGTGAAATGCGTAGATATTAGGAGGAACATCAGTGGCGAAGGCGGCTTACTGGACTGAAACTGACACTGAGGCACGAAAGCGTGGGGAGCAAACAGGATTAGATACCCTGGTAGTCCACGCCGTAAACGATGAATACTAGGTGTCGGGGCCGTAGAGGCTTCGGTGCCGCAGCCAACGCAGTAAGTATTCCACCTGGGGAGTACGTTCGCAAGAATGAAACTCAAAGGAATTGACGGGGACCCGCACAAGCGGTGGAGCATGTGGTTTAATTCGAAGCAACGCGAAGAACCTTACCTGGTCTTGACATCCTTCTGACCGGTCCTTAACCGGACCTTTCCTTCGGGACAGGAGTGACAGGTGGTGCATGGTTGTCGTCAGCTCGTGTCGTGAGATGTTGGGTTAAGTCCCGCAACGAGCGCAACCCCTATCTTTAGTAGCCAGCATTTCAGGTGGGCACTCTAGAGAGACTGCCAGGGATAACCTGGAGGAAGGTGGGGACGACGTCAAATCATCATGCCCCTTATGACCAGGGCTACACACGTGCTACAATGGCGTAAACAGAGGGAAGCAGCCTCGTGAGAGTGAGCAAATCCCAAAAATAACGTCTCAGTTCGGATTGTAGTCTGCAACTCGACTACATGAAGCTGGAATCGCTAGTAATCGCGAATCAGAATGTCGCGGTGAATACGTTCCCGGGTCTTGTACACACCGCCCGTCACACCATGGGAGTCAGTAACGCCCGAAGTCAGTGACCCAACCGTAAGGAGGGAGCTGCCGAAGGCGGGACCGATAACTGGGGTGAAGTCGTAACAAGGTAGCCGTATCGGAAGGTGCGGCTGGATCACCTCCTTTCTAAGGAAGAAGAAGTAAAGGTTGTTTTATTGTTGAGCTGTCAAAGGCTTAAAACTGAATATTCCGGTGGCGATGCGCGTCGGGGTCACACCCGTTCCCATCCCGAACACGATGGTTAAGACTGACGCGGCCGACAATACTTGGCTGGAGACGGCCCGGGAAGATAGGTGGCTGCCGGATCTATAAAAGAGTTTTGCTCTTATCGATGATTCGATCTAAGAATAAACATTCTTGGATGGCATGGTCGATAAGACCAGAAGTGTCGAAGATACAGGATATTGTTTCTGAAACACGGATGTACCTTGAAAACTTCATACAAGAATTAAGATAGAATTCATTTTCAGAAATGGAAATGAGTCAAGACATCAAAGAAATTCAAATTTCATCGTTAATAACGAGATAGGAAAATGAAAGAAACACAAAGCCCGCTGATGTAACGCTATACATCAGTGAGGAAACAGAGAATCAAGAGATTCGATCGTTCCTGCTACGGTTAAAGTAGTAAGGGCGCAGGGTGGATGCCTTGGCACTAAGAGCCGATGAAAGACGTGATAAGCTGCGAAAAGCTTCGGGGAGGAGCACATATCCAATGATCCGGAGATATCTGAATGGGGAAACCCGGCAGAGGAAACCTCTGTCAGCGTGCAGTGAATACATAGCTGTACGTGGGGAACCCGGGGAACTGAAACATCTAAGTACCCGGAGGAAGAGAAAGAAAATTTATCGATTTCCAAAGTAGCGGCGAGCGAAATGGAAAGAGCCCAAACCGTGATGCGTGCATCGCGGGGTTCGGACTGCGTTGTGGCAGACGTAAGATAGGAGAACGGACTGGGAAGTCCGGCCGGAGAGAGTGAAAGCCTCGTATCCGAAATCCCAAGTCGCCTAGCAGGATCCAGAGTAGGACGAGACACGAGAAACCTTGTCTGAACGAGCGGGGACCACCCCGTAAGGCTAAATACTTCTTAGTGACCGATAGCGCATAGTACTGTGA
The sequence above is drawn from the Anaerostipes hadrus ATCC 29173 = JCM 17467 genome and encodes:
- the gyrB gene encoding DNA topoisomerase (ATP-hydrolyzing) subunit B — translated: MGTQKNGEYGADQIQILEGLEAVRKRPGMYIGSTSEKGLHHLVYEIVDNAVDESLAGFCDTIIVTLNKDGSVTVEDNGRGIPVGINKKKGVSSVEVVFTILHAGGKFGGGGYKVSGGLHGVGSSVVNALSDWLEVTVCKEGHIHKQRYERGKVCYPLKVLGDTDKTGTTVTFYPDATIFETIDFDYNTLKRRLRETAFLTKNLKIVLTDDRGEEQVSETFHYEGGIKEFVTYLNKGKEALYPDVIYCEGEKDGVYVEVAFQHNDSYNETSLSFVNNIITPEGGTHLSGFKMALTSTFNDYARKNNLLKEKEDNLSGEDIREGLTSVISIKIGEPQFEGQTKQKLGNSEARGAVNSILSEQLKYFLEQNPQVAKIICEKAVLAQRARDAARKARDLTRRKTALDGMSLPGKLADCSDKNPENCEIYIVEGDSAGGSAKTARSRATQAILPLRGKILNVEKARLDKVLVNKEIQAMITAFGTGIHEDFDIEKLRYHKIIIMTDADVDGAHIATLLLTFIYRFMPELIKKGYVYLAQPPLYRVEKNKKFWYAYSDEELNNILQEIGRDNNNKIQRYKGLGEMDAEQLWDTTMDPEKRILLRVNLDEDSASEIDLTFTTLMGDQVEPRREFIEANAKYVQNLDI
- the gyrA gene encoding DNA gyrase subunit A, which encodes MDENTIFDKVHDIDLKKTMENSYIDYAMSVIASRALPDVRDGLKPVQRRILYAMIELNNGPDKPHRKCARIVGDTMGKYHPHGDSSIYGALVNMAQEWSTRYPLVDGHGNFGSVDGDGAAAMRYTEARLSKISMELLADINKNTVDFRPNFDETEKEPAVLPSRFPNLLVNGTQGIAVGMATNIPPHNLREVINAVIKIIDNQVEEDRETTIEELLEIIKGPDFPTGATILGRSGIDQAYRTGRGKIKVRAVTDIEAMANGKQRIIVTELPYMVNKARLIEKIAALVREKKVEGITELRDESDRSGMRICIELRRDANANVILNQLYKHTQLQDTFGVIMLALVDGQPKTMNLHEMLDYYLTHQKDVVTRRTRYELNKAEERAHILEGLLIAQDNIDEVIKIIRGAENIQAAKLELMERFGLSDAQAQAIVDMRLRALNGLERAKLEKEYKELMERIGELKAILADEKKLLGVIKDEIALIRDKYGDERRTQIGFDVDDISMEDLIPRENTVITMTKLGYIKRMTVDNFKSQNRGGKGIKGMQTIDEDYIEELFMTTTHHYIMFFTNTGRVYRLKAYEIPESGRTARGSAIVNLLQLQPGEKITAVIPLVDYEEGKYLLMATKYGVVKKSSIMEYANIRKTGLAAITLKDDDQLIEVKYTEDDEDVFLVTKNGQCIRFHESDVRCIGRTSMGVRGINLTGDDEVIGMQLDSQGEALLIVSANGMGKRTLTSEFTTQHRGGKGIKCYKITEKTGDVVGVKAVNDDNEIMMITTEGIIIRTAVDSISILGRNTSGVKVMNVGENVEVASIAKVREEKLEDEMEKNTTEE
- a CDS encoding fumarate hydratase; its protein translation is MRTIHTDEIIKNIKEMCIEANLSLTEDMKCRFKNATESEKSPLGKQILNQLQENMEIAAADQIPICQDTGMAIVFLNIGQDVHIEGMDLHDAVNEGVRQGYTEGYLRKSVVKDPLIRENTKDNTPAIMHIDIVPGENLEILVAPKGFGSENMSRIFMLKPADGEEGIKKSVIQAVKDAGPNACPPMVVGVGLGGSFEKAAFLAKKALTRNLDTPSEKPHIAKLEKELLEEINQLGIGPGGLGGSTTALGLNIETYPTHIAGMPLAVNICCHVNRHAHRVL
- a CDS encoding Fe-S-containing hydro-lyase, which encodes MEKHLNVPANTEELAELKSGDYVYLTGTIYTARDAAHKRMYETLLDGKELPVDVKGQFIYYLGPTPAREGQVIGSAGPTTSSRMDKYTPTMLDQGLKGMIGKGKRSSEVIESIKQNGAVYFAAVGGAGALLSKCIKEAEVIAYDDLGTEAIRKLRVENFPVIVVIDNQGNNLYETAVENFKKLK